The Chthoniobacterales bacterium genome includes a window with the following:
- a CDS encoding ABC transporter ATP-binding protein, which yields MACIEAKGLRKVFGTTVALDNVDLRVEEGRILGLIGPNGAGKTTALNAILGLTSYEGELSVLGRDPWTSRDALMRDVSFVADVAVVPRWIRVTQILDYVAGVHPRFDRTKAEAFLAKTSIKRTSKVRELSKGMVAQLHLALVMAIDAKLLVLDEPTLGLDILYRKQFYDSLLNDYFDGSRTIVVTTHQVEEVQDVLTDLMFINGGRIVLNCTMEEFEARYFEVMVNPDRIDAARALKPIYERQMFGRSVLLFDQAERQQLTALGEVRRPSIADLFVAVMGNSQANAGGIQ from the coding sequence ATGGCCTGCATTGAAGCAAAAGGTCTGCGAAAAGTATTCGGGACGACGGTTGCGCTGGATAATGTAGATCTGCGCGTCGAAGAGGGACGCATCCTCGGACTTATCGGTCCCAACGGCGCCGGGAAAACGACCGCACTGAACGCGATTCTTGGCCTCACTTCCTACGAAGGGGAACTAAGCGTTTTGGGGCGCGATCCCTGGACTTCGCGTGATGCGCTCATGCGCGACGTCTCCTTCGTCGCCGACGTCGCGGTGGTGCCGCGCTGGATTCGGGTAACGCAAATCCTTGACTACGTCGCCGGCGTCCATCCGCGATTCGACCGCACCAAGGCGGAAGCGTTCCTGGCGAAAACCTCCATTAAGCGCACGAGCAAGGTGCGAGAATTGTCGAAAGGGATGGTCGCCCAGCTCCACCTCGCGCTGGTCATGGCGATCGACGCGAAGTTGCTCGTGCTCGACGAGCCGACGCTCGGGTTGGACATCCTTTATCGAAAACAATTTTACGACTCGCTCCTGAACGATTATTTCGACGGGAGCCGCACCATCGTGGTGACGACCCATCAGGTGGAAGAGGTCCAGGACGTCCTGACCGACCTCATGTTCATCAATGGCGGCCGCATCGTCCTCAATTGTACGATGGAGGAATTCGAGGCGCGCTATTTCGAAGTGATGGTCAATCCCGACCGGATCGACGCCGCCCGGGCGCTGAAGCCGATTTACGAGCGGCAAATGTTTGGGCGCAGCGTGCTCCTGTTCGACCAGGCTGAGCGGCAGCAACTCACTGCCCTCGGCGAAGTCCGCCGCCCGAGCATTGCCGACTTGTTCGTCGCCGTGATGGGCAACTCGCAGGCAAACGCCGGAGGAATTCAATGA
- a CDS encoding GntR family transcriptional regulator yields MNREWNNAQPIYRQLRDGAVHMILDGVLKEGDPLPSVRNVAADYRVNPLTVLKAYQQLVDEDLVETKRGLGMFVKPGARDLLLKGEREKFLKDEWPRVAATIERLGLTSKELDAAAKDGASIGKENR; encoded by the coding sequence ATGAATCGTGAATGGAACAATGCCCAGCCGATTTATCGCCAGCTTCGCGATGGCGCCGTCCATATGATTCTCGATGGCGTCCTCAAGGAAGGCGATCCGCTTCCGTCGGTGCGCAACGTCGCGGCCGACTATCGGGTCAATCCCCTCACCGTCCTCAAGGCGTATCAGCAGCTCGTCGACGAGGACTTGGTCGAGACGAAGCGAGGCCTGGGGATGTTCGTCAAACCAGGCGCGCGCGATCTCCTGCTGAAGGGTGAACGCGAGAAGTTTCTCAAGGACGAATGGCCGCGAGTGGCGGCGACGATCGAGCGGCTCGGCTTAACCTCCAAGGAATTGGACGCCGCCGCTAAAGATGGAGCATCAATCGGAAAGGAGAACCGCTAA
- a CDS encoding NAD(P)-dependent alcohol dehydrogenase, whose protein sequence is MKLKRIVKWTFRVIVVLFLLIVLGLFIGYWRSTNDCGKTAAPANPIKAIVYCDYGAPDVLKLEQIEKPVPNDDQVLIKVRAASINPYDWHFIRGIPYIFRLDAGLRKPKVLRIGSDVAGTVEAVGKNVTQYKPGDDVFGICNGAWGEYCLGKSRLALKPAEISFEQAASLPVAAITALQALRDRGKVQPRQKVLINGSSGGVGTFAVQIAKSLGAEVTAVCSGRNVELVQSLGADHVIDYTKEDFTKSAERYDVILDNVGTQPLSGFRQVLKPNGICVMIGGGGPHEGNWIGPLARPIKALLLSPFISQKLTMMIADMNNKDLTALAELMKSGKMKSVIDRTYKLSEVPTAVRYVEEGHARGKVVVSVE, encoded by the coding sequence ATGAAACTAAAGCGCATCGTGAAGTGGACGTTCCGGGTCATCGTCGTTCTCTTCCTTCTCATCGTTCTCGGCCTGTTTATTGGCTACTGGAGGTCGACAAATGACTGCGGCAAGACCGCGGCTCCGGCTAATCCAATCAAAGCGATTGTCTATTGCGACTACGGCGCACCGGACGTCCTGAAACTCGAGCAGATCGAAAAGCCGGTCCCGAATGACGATCAAGTCCTGATCAAAGTCCGCGCGGCTTCGATCAATCCTTACGACTGGCATTTCATCAGGGGGATCCCGTACATCTTCCGCCTCGACGCCGGACTTCGAAAACCGAAGGTCCTCCGGATTGGCAGTGACGTTGCGGGAACGGTCGAGGCGGTAGGCAAAAACGTCACGCAATACAAGCCAGGCGATGACGTCTTCGGGATCTGCAACGGCGCCTGGGGAGAGTACTGCCTCGGAAAGTCGAGATTGGCCCTGAAACCAGCCGAGATCAGCTTTGAGCAGGCTGCTTCTCTCCCGGTGGCGGCCATCACCGCGCTTCAGGCTCTTCGGGACAGAGGAAAGGTGCAGCCGAGACAGAAGGTTTTGATCAACGGCTCGTCGGGCGGTGTGGGGACGTTCGCCGTGCAGATCGCCAAAAGCCTCGGCGCGGAGGTGACCGCGGTGTGCAGTGGAAGGAATGTCGAACTGGTCCAATCGCTCGGCGCAGACCACGTGATCGATTACACGAAAGAGGATTTCACCAAGAGCGCGGAACGTTATGACGTCATTCTCGATAATGTCGGAACCCAGCCGTTGTCCGGATTCAGGCAAGTCCTGAAGCCCAACGGGATCTGCGTCATGATCGGTGGCGGTGGGCCGCATGAGGGAAATTGGATTGGACCGCTGGCTCGCCCGATCAAAGCGCTGCTGCTCTCGCCGTTCATCAGCCAGAAATTGACCATGATGATCGCAGACATGAACAACAAGGACCTGACCGCCCTGGCCGAACTGATGAAGAGCGGGAAAATGAAATCCGTAATCGACCGGACCTACAAGTTAAGCGAAGTGCCCACGGCCGTCCGGTATGTCGAAGAAGGCCACGCCCGAGGGAAAGTAGTGGTCAGCGTGGAGTAA
- a CDS encoding DUF4386 domain-containing protein, protein MNSIKKQGHLAGLLWLLCTATGGWGMSYIRSNILVPGDAAATATHLVASENLFRAAIVGILLSQVFLLFFGLALYRLFKAVDRCSALVLLTSILITVGIAVVNTLNLFAAMALLGPTDYLKAFTPEQRNALAMVFLRLNNSSGQALVELFWTPYFFAFGLLVIKSRYLPKILGFLLIMMSAGYAINTLTKFLAPQFYPATFTTLAMALGALGGLPTMIWLLFRGAREQPSTEQSAP, encoded by the coding sequence ATGAACTCAATTAAGAAACAAGGACACCTCGCCGGCCTTCTTTGGCTGTTGTGCACGGCTACCGGCGGCTGGGGCATGTCGTACATCCGCTCGAACATTCTTGTTCCGGGCGACGCTGCCGCGACCGCAACTCATCTGGTTGCTTCTGAGAATCTATTCCGCGCGGCGATCGTCGGGATCCTTCTTTCGCAAGTCTTCCTGCTCTTCTTCGGTCTGGCTTTGTATCGCTTGTTCAAGGCGGTCGATCGGTGCAGTGCCCTCGTGCTGCTGACCTCGATCCTGATTACTGTCGGCATCGCGGTCGTTAACACGCTCAACCTCTTTGCCGCCATGGCGCTCCTGGGTCCCACCGATTATCTAAAGGCGTTCACCCCCGAACAGCGTAATGCCCTGGCGATGGTCTTTCTCCGGCTGAACAACAGTTCTGGCCAGGCCCTCGTCGAGTTATTCTGGACGCCGTACTTCTTTGCCTTCGGATTGCTCGTCATCAAATCGAGATACCTCCCGAAAATCCTTGGCTTTCTCCTGATCATGATGAGCGCAGGCTACGCCATCAATACTCTGACCAAGTTTCTAGCTCCCCAATTTTATCCCGCGACCTTCACCACGCTGGCGATGGCGTTGGGCGCGCTGGGCGGACTTCCAACCATGATTTGGCTTTTGTTCCGGGGTGCTCGGGAGCAACCTTCAACCGAACAATCCGCTCCTTAA
- a CDS encoding ABC transporter permease, with translation MMPERFRWLRTKCSRLFRRRKQEAALEAEMQFHLDQLTAEYRAEGMSERDARLAAQREFGAAAAAYREEVRDTWRPPQLADLWRSLRFAFRSLARSPGFTVLAIITLGFGIGGNTMMFSAFNGLVVKPLPYPDSERLDRIDRVTPQNPEGRVSPADFLALQKEMNGYGEIAAYAPGDATLAERGQPADMADALRTTANFFSILGVQPQLGRDFRPGEDRPGNDRVVIISPRLWQNRFGGSADIIGRSIRIDGEPHEIIGVLPASFNDWRHMGWVDLFRPLALDQQKSADRQSTFLRLIGRRADNLSRAEANGFIASFGARLAKDFPEVNAGSTWRTIPLENTVQGKTSSRMMWMLIGLSGFVLLIACSNLANLLLARTMSRAREFAVRSALGASRLQLLRPLIAESLLLALAGAVCALLVAQWGVDWLAARSTGDNGEQVILEFDWRVFGWAFAASLVTALAFGLAPALFALRLNVNDTLKSGARGMTGGRGHRRFRQALIVGQFALAMVLLSGAALFICGLDELNHRRAGWQSDRLLTGTVVLPATRYSNPDKITAFHRLVLERLESQPDVASASISAFTPFFNWPDTRKYLIEGHELPQRGHEPAAVVNSVTARYFETVETRMLSGRSFSEKDTATSPRVFIINQAMARGLFGNENPIGRRLAQAGTNPQWGEIVGVATDVKSVMPDPGPVTFQLYQPMAQEPGPNNEIAIRTSGAAPASLVDSIRNLMAELDPDLPVRQLQPADATVERANYQTAVLRDILTSFALLGLGLASLGVYGIIARTMAQRTGEFAIRLALGACLRDITRIVLASGIKLAIIGSALGMLGAIAVGRFLAAGHPGMHLNRPSVMIGTTLVLITVALVACWLPARRAARINPIDALRAD, from the coding sequence ATGATGCCTGAACGTTTTCGCTGGCTCCGCACAAAATGCAGCCGGCTTTTTCGCCGCCGCAAACAGGAAGCGGCGCTCGAGGCCGAGATGCAGTTCCACCTCGACCAACTGACGGCCGAATATCGCGCCGAAGGCATGTCGGAGAGAGATGCGCGTCTCGCAGCACAACGCGAGTTCGGAGCCGCCGCCGCCGCCTACCGCGAGGAAGTCCGCGACACCTGGCGCCCTCCCCAACTGGCGGACCTGTGGCGCAGCCTGCGCTTTGCATTTCGCTCCCTGGCCCGAAGTCCCGGCTTCACAGTGCTGGCCATTATCACACTGGGCTTCGGCATCGGCGGAAACACAATGATGTTCAGCGCCTTCAATGGCCTGGTGGTCAAACCGCTGCCCTACCCCGACAGCGAGCGGCTCGATCGAATCGACCGGGTGACACCGCAGAATCCGGAGGGCCGCGTTTCGCCCGCTGATTTCCTCGCCCTTCAAAAGGAGATGAATGGCTATGGCGAAATCGCCGCCTACGCGCCCGGAGACGCGACTCTTGCCGAGCGCGGACAACCGGCCGACATGGCCGATGCCCTCCGCACCACGGCCAATTTCTTTTCCATCCTCGGCGTTCAACCTCAGCTCGGCCGTGACTTCCGGCCTGGAGAAGACCGGCCCGGCAACGACCGCGTGGTGATTATCAGTCCCCGCTTGTGGCAGAATCGCTTCGGCGGCAGCGCTGACATTATCGGCCGCTCCATCCGGATTGACGGCGAGCCACACGAAATCATCGGCGTCCTGCCGGCTTCGTTTAACGACTGGCGCCACATGGGGTGGGTCGACCTTTTCCGGCCGCTCGCTCTCGACCAGCAGAAATCTGCTGATCGCCAAAGCACCTTTCTCCGGCTCATCGGCCGGCGCGCCGACAACCTCTCTCGTGCGGAGGCGAACGGTTTCATCGCCTCCTTCGGGGCGCGGCTGGCAAAGGACTTTCCCGAGGTCAACGCGGGCAGTACCTGGCGCACCATCCCCTTGGAAAACACGGTGCAGGGAAAGACCTCTTCCCGGATGATGTGGATGCTCATCGGGCTTTCAGGGTTTGTCCTCCTCATCGCCTGCTCGAATCTGGCGAACCTTCTTCTCGCGCGCACCATGTCGCGCGCCCGGGAGTTCGCAGTGCGCTCTGCTCTCGGCGCATCGCGCCTGCAATTGCTCCGCCCCTTGATCGCTGAGTCGCTTTTGCTCGCGCTGGCCGGCGCCGTCTGCGCTCTTCTCGTTGCGCAATGGGGCGTCGATTGGCTCGCCGCTCGATCCACGGGCGATAACGGCGAGCAGGTTATCCTCGAGTTTGACTGGCGGGTGTTCGGTTGGGCCTTTGCGGCCTCGCTCGTCACCGCTCTCGCCTTTGGACTGGCGCCGGCGCTTTTCGCTTTGCGGCTCAATGTAAACGACACGCTCAAGAGCGGCGCGCGCGGCATGACCGGCGGTCGCGGCCATCGCCGCTTTCGTCAGGCGCTCATTGTCGGGCAGTTCGCTCTCGCGATGGTGCTGCTTTCCGGCGCCGCCCTTTTCATCTGCGGGCTCGACGAATTGAACCACCGTCGCGCCGGCTGGCAATCCGATCGTCTCCTCACCGGAACCGTCGTGCTCCCCGCGACCCGCTATTCCAATCCGGACAAAATTACCGCGTTCCATCGGCTTGTCCTGGAACGACTGGAGTCGCAACCCGACGTCGCCTCGGCCAGCATTTCTGCCTTCACGCCGTTCTTCAATTGGCCGGACACGCGCAAATATCTGATCGAAGGTCATGAGCTTCCCCAGCGCGGTCACGAACCGGCTGCGGTCGTAAACAGCGTCACGGCCCGCTATTTCGAAACCGTCGAGACACGCATGCTCTCCGGCCGCTCCTTCAGCGAAAAAGACACTGCGACATCGCCAAGAGTCTTCATCATCAATCAGGCGATGGCCCGGGGGCTGTTTGGCAACGAGAATCCCATCGGCCGGCGTCTCGCGCAGGCCGGGACAAATCCGCAATGGGGCGAAATCGTGGGCGTGGCGACCGACGTGAAATCGGTCATGCCAGACCCCGGGCCGGTCACTTTTCAACTCTACCAACCCATGGCGCAAGAGCCCGGGCCCAACAACGAAATTGCCATCCGCACCTCGGGTGCCGCGCCCGCCAGCCTCGTCGATTCCATTCGAAATCTCATGGCCGAGCTCGACCCGGACTTGCCCGTGCGTCAGCTCCAACCCGCGGACGCAACCGTCGAGCGCGCCAACTATCAAACTGCTGTCCTGCGCGACATTCTTACCTCATTTGCCTTGCTCGGACTTGGCCTGGCGTCGCTCGGAGTTTACGGCATCATCGCCCGCACGATGGCGCAACGCACCGGCGAATTCGCCATTCGGCTCGCGTTAGGAGCGTGCCTGCGAGACATCACGCGCATCGTTCTCGCATCGGGAATAAAACTGGCGATCATCGGATCTGCGCTCGGCATGCTGGGAGCAATCGCCGTGGGCCGGTTTCTTGCCGCCGGCCATCCCGGGATGCATCTCAACCGCCCTTCCGTAATGATCGGGACCACGCTCGTTCTCATCACCGTGGCTCTGGTCGCCTGCTGGCTTCCAGCCCGCCGAGCCGCGCGGATCAACCCGATTGACGCTCTCCGCGCAGATTAG
- a CDS encoding PadR family transcriptional regulator, whose amino-acid sequence MDKVRNELLQGTLDLLILKALSAASLHGWDISKRIAVVSKDRLSLKQGSLYPALHRLEGRGWIEAEWGVSEAGRSAKFYRLTKAGRKELEVEKEHWLSFASAMTSVLNME is encoded by the coding sequence ATGGACAAAGTACGCAACGAATTGCTCCAGGGAACGCTCGATCTCCTGATCTTGAAGGCTCTCTCAGCCGCTTCCCTGCACGGCTGGGACATCTCAAAACGCATCGCGGTCGTCTCCAAAGATCGGCTGTCGCTCAAGCAAGGCTCGCTCTACCCGGCTCTCCACCGCCTCGAGGGACGCGGTTGGATCGAGGCTGAATGGGGTGTCTCCGAAGCCGGGCGGAGCGCCAAGTTCTATCGCCTAACCAAGGCCGGCCGGAAGGAGCTCGAGGTCGAGAAAGAGCATTGGCTCTCGTTCGCCTCGGCGATGACCAGCGTCCTGAACATGGAGTAA
- a CDS encoding tetratricopeptide repeat protein, whose protein sequence is MPPVFIALRTAPISAVVAISLILNSFAFAESSPDKLSSEAAFKTATELMGKGEFKRAIPYLSRVQRELPDDGSVLWNLGLAFAATGEHSKAVETWQSYRRIEPDDWAARAKLVQAYQALGDVKARDDEIKSLYEFRNNSSDPKVNTAERFCREQGVIANRSVFVFEYFAPPGPRPQYLRFCILNKKGEVDYYLSLGSYDDTTAIARELGELKEDERLYHLDEYTDTGHRTFAFFKTRPEYEEVRSAVVRALGGKSKPISGSSISK, encoded by the coding sequence GTGCCTCCAGTCTTTATCGCGCTTCGAACGGCGCCAATATCGGCGGTCGTAGCAATATCTCTGATCCTCAACAGCTTCGCCTTTGCGGAGAGCAGTCCAGATAAACTCTCCAGTGAGGCGGCGTTCAAGACTGCGACTGAATTGATGGGCAAAGGAGAATTCAAGCGCGCGATTCCGTACCTCTCCCGGGTCCAACGGGAACTTCCCGATGACGGTTCGGTCCTGTGGAATCTCGGTCTGGCATTTGCCGCAACCGGAGAACACTCAAAGGCCGTCGAGACCTGGCAAAGCTACCGCCGGATTGAGCCAGACGACTGGGCCGCAAGGGCAAAGCTCGTTCAGGCTTATCAAGCGCTTGGCGACGTCAAAGCGCGGGATGACGAAATCAAGTCGCTTTATGAATTCCGCAACAATTCGTCCGATCCAAAGGTCAACACTGCTGAGCGATTTTGCCGCGAGCAGGGTGTGATTGCCAACCGGAGCGTTTTCGTTTTCGAGTATTTCGCCCCGCCCGGGCCGCGACCGCAATATCTCCGATTCTGCATACTGAATAAGAAGGGCGAGGTTGATTATTACCTCTCTCTGGGGAGTTACGACGATACGACGGCTATCGCCCGCGAGCTGGGTGAGCTCAAAGAGGACGAGCGATTGTATCACCTCGACGAATACACCGACACTGGACACAGAACGTTCGCCTTTTTTAAGACGCGCCCAGAATATGAAGAGGTGCGATCCGCGGTGGTAAGGGCGCTCGGAGGAAAGTCGAAGCCGATATCCGGCTCGTCGATTTCTAAATAG
- a CDS encoding response regulator, translating into MKLSRVEPRLSPDGSRPRVLCVDDNDLILGTLKAAFKADGFEVETAYNGFNALGKLTKNPHALQALITDLRMPGVDGFGLIEKSRAAGYAGPIVVYAASITGDARQRLVELGIKHVIEKPARSSELIAAVRESLSGA; encoded by the coding sequence ATGAAGCTTTCACGTGTGGAACCTCGCCTTTCGCCTGACGGCTCCCGTCCTCGTGTCCTTTGCGTCGACGACAACGACCTTATTCTCGGCACGCTCAAGGCTGCGTTTAAGGCCGATGGGTTTGAGGTCGAGACCGCCTACAACGGCTTCAATGCCCTCGGGAAACTCACCAAAAACCCTCACGCTCTCCAGGCGCTCATAACGGACCTTCGCATGCCCGGGGTCGATGGGTTCGGCCTGATCGAAAAGAGCCGGGCGGCCGGTTATGCCGGGCCCATTGTGGTTTATGCCGCTTCCATCACCGGGGATGCCCGGCAGCGGCTGGTAGAGCTCGGGATAAAACACGTCATCGAAAAGCCAGCCCGCAGCAGCGAGCTGATCGCCGCCGTCCGCGAATCGCTGAGCGGCGCTTAA
- a CDS encoding ATP-binding protein: MLFGTEPLEFPLGDRVKVPRRLEWPRVSADELIWRVLHNGENVLLHGHNGVGKTSLLNEIAFRARSERAGLVTLGRESLAQVAIGPKDKQWDDLLFALNAGSRYQLGFSGIFPASVRVDELFRVIETVANQQRLTFLLILDDCEKLPARAKEHLFQTLYRWQHQPPARVLLACAGDFLDEELQNKPILHGALGAFDELEMNALFAQAEERLRVRLDLGAREKIQSWTQGVPSFVQGLLERIERSAQPPNYTITQNDIESLQDEFLHNAHFMYHFAGSGKLLSLRGDLLDQTENVIGVFKESGTLPDDLIRSPALLKLRRMGLLKYSRDKLSWINPMVAHWFTRGSSWREYMNFGAGPRPHKTIARKKIPHRKKQRRRAGPPSHSAQQPREDRAQPVERYVNLWFVSDRFKENHFAKGQPLRIGQTVFLRVNIAPFDERTILEEAQPFPSEREIGHAFPETKNKPVPLEITIFSNDFETQPDDRTQRLNLVPGMPTETRDFSLKALKLGRAFLRLCIFYRNHLLQALRVSTDVVAGQENAREPQRAIIELTFSADFARVEDLPPRGLWLGLNQGTDETHTLNVKGDDVALSRDLGRKIENALDQARTVMLEISFDPKKDDNGEVRINAETGLPEKQYRFKSDHTPSSADARKRFKEDLTKLARVGSNFYQALLGTGAVPTAEERESAEKLVQHLKQALRDEQVIQISRLKNLGDIWPWALVYDLPLDPDRVQTACEAFRAEDGTALPYAEGVKRCTHRDPVTGRFNDDVVCPYGFWGFKHIVEQPTQPGGAKAFADLVREVRAGNAPILKMPLATELLSGESDHIDKMRALHFSTLESWKELKAALDPLLSPPEPHVMYFFCHGKYDSSKNPYLQIGKNDSLRPAALDDLDFKWLNTHGLVFINGCHTADLQPKDLSIIMAPFIKAYASGIIGTEITVHTFLARYFAQKFFERLLPNGSGGQCVGQIIRDLRLELLLKYNPLGLVYTAYCSADLHLTK, encoded by the coding sequence ATGCTGTTTGGAACTGAGCCGTTAGAATTTCCGCTGGGCGATCGGGTTAAGGTGCCGCGACGCTTGGAATGGCCTCGTGTAAGCGCGGATGAGCTTATCTGGCGCGTTCTCCATAATGGAGAGAATGTTCTGTTGCACGGTCACAATGGTGTCGGCAAGACCTCATTACTAAATGAAATTGCTTTTCGCGCTAGATCCGAGCGTGCTGGTCTCGTCACCTTAGGTCGGGAAAGCCTGGCACAGGTAGCAATTGGTCCTAAGGACAAACAGTGGGATGATCTGCTTTTCGCGTTAAATGCGGGCTCTCGCTACCAACTGGGCTTTTCCGGCATTTTCCCAGCGTCAGTTCGCGTGGACGAATTATTCCGGGTTATCGAGACGGTTGCAAACCAGCAGCGGCTCACTTTCCTCTTAATCCTCGACGATTGCGAAAAGTTGCCAGCCAGGGCCAAAGAGCATTTATTCCAGACCCTGTATCGGTGGCAGCATCAGCCGCCAGCGCGAGTTCTGCTCGCATGCGCAGGCGATTTTCTCGACGAGGAATTGCAGAACAAGCCGATCTTGCACGGTGCCCTGGGTGCGTTTGACGAGTTGGAAATGAATGCGCTTTTCGCGCAAGCGGAGGAACGGTTGAGGGTTCGACTAGATTTAGGTGCGCGCGAAAAAATCCAAAGCTGGACCCAGGGAGTGCCTTCCTTCGTCCAGGGGCTATTAGAAAGAATCGAGAGATCGGCCCAGCCACCCAACTATACCATCACCCAAAACGATATTGAGAGCTTGCAAGATGAATTTCTGCACAACGCCCATTTCATGTACCACTTTGCGGGTTCCGGTAAACTCCTGTCATTGCGCGGTGACTTGCTTGACCAGACGGAGAACGTTATCGGCGTATTCAAAGAAAGCGGCACTCTCCCGGATGATCTAATCAGAAGCCCAGCCTTGTTAAAGCTTCGCCGAATGGGGCTCCTAAAATATTCCCGGGACAAATTGAGTTGGATAAATCCGATGGTTGCGCACTGGTTTACCCGGGGCAGCTCTTGGAGAGAGTATATGAATTTCGGAGCAGGTCCACGTCCTCACAAGACGATAGCGCGCAAAAAGATACCGCACAGAAAAAAGCAACGTCGACGCGCGGGGCCACCAAGTCATTCCGCTCAGCAACCAAGAGAGGACAGAGCGCAGCCGGTCGAACGCTATGTGAATCTCTGGTTTGTTTCAGATCGCTTCAAGGAAAATCATTTCGCCAAAGGACAGCCACTGCGGATTGGGCAGACCGTGTTTCTCCGAGTAAATATCGCCCCATTTGATGAGCGCACGATCTTGGAGGAAGCACAGCCGTTCCCAAGCGAGCGGGAAATAGGACATGCTTTTCCCGAAACCAAGAACAAGCCGGTACCATTGGAAATAACAATTTTCAGTAATGATTTTGAAACTCAGCCAGACGACCGTACGCAGCGATTGAATTTGGTACCGGGCATGCCGACCGAGACCCGAGATTTTTCGCTTAAGGCTCTCAAACTAGGGCGGGCGTTTCTAAGATTATGTATTTTTTACCGGAATCATTTGCTGCAAGCACTCCGTGTTTCCACCGATGTAGTGGCTGGCCAAGAGAATGCAAGGGAACCGCAGCGTGCGATCATAGAGCTTACATTTAGTGCGGACTTTGCGCGGGTGGAGGACCTGCCGCCGCGCGGTTTGTGGCTGGGACTTAATCAAGGGACGGATGAGACGCATACCTTAAATGTTAAGGGTGACGATGTCGCGCTGAGTCGCGATTTGGGCCGGAAAATTGAAAACGCGTTGGATCAGGCGCGAACGGTAATGCTGGAAATCTCCTTTGATCCAAAAAAGGACGATAATGGCGAGGTCCGGATCAATGCAGAAACCGGTCTTCCGGAGAAGCAGTACCGATTCAAGAGCGATCATACCCCGAGTTCCGCTGACGCTAGGAAAAGGTTCAAAGAGGACTTGACGAAGCTCGCCCGAGTAGGGAGCAATTTCTATCAAGCTCTCCTCGGCACCGGCGCGGTCCCAACCGCGGAGGAGCGTGAGTCAGCGGAAAAGCTTGTCCAACACCTCAAACAAGCATTGCGCGACGAGCAGGTCATTCAGATTTCGCGCCTAAAAAACTTGGGAGATATCTGGCCCTGGGCTTTGGTCTATGATCTACCTTTGGATCCGGACCGCGTGCAGACAGCTTGTGAAGCGTTTCGTGCCGAGGACGGAACGGCTTTACCGTACGCGGAAGGGGTTAAACGATGTACGCATCGTGATCCGGTCACCGGCCGGTTCAACGACGACGTCGTTTGTCCATACGGTTTTTGGGGATTCAAACACATTGTCGAGCAACCAACCCAGCCGGGCGGCGCCAAAGCATTCGCGGATCTCGTTCGCGAGGTTCGAGCAGGGAACGCACCGATTTTGAAAATGCCACTGGCTACGGAATTGTTAAGCGGGGAGTCTGATCACATCGATAAGATGAGGGCCCTGCATTTTTCGACTCTCGAATCGTGGAAGGAGCTCAAAGCGGCCCTCGATCCCTTGTTGAGTCCCCCTGAGCCGCACGTCATGTATTTTTTTTGTCACGGCAAATACGATTCGTCCAAAAACCCTTATCTTCAGATCGGCAAGAACGACTCGCTTCGCCCTGCAGCCTTGGACGACCTGGATTTCAAGTGGCTCAATACGCACGGTTTGGTTTTTATTAATGGCTGCCATACCGCCGATCTCCAACCAAAGGATTTGTCGATTATTATGGCGCCCTTCATTAAGGCATATGCATCGGGAATTATAGGAACCGAAATCACCGTCCACACGTTTTTGGCTCGTTATTTCGCCCAAAAGTTTTTCGAACGCTTGCTGCCGAACGGCAGTGGGGGTCAATGCGTGGGTCAAATCATAAGAGATCTGCGGCTGGAGCTGTTACTGAAATACAATCCTCTGGGCCTTGTCTATACAGCCTACTGCTCGGCGGATTTGCATCTGACAAAATGA
- a CDS encoding GIY-YIG nuclease family protein has translation MFYTYMLRCSDGELYVGSTGDLKTRFAQHRGGQVAATAYRLPVCSEYYEACQSEMGARKREKQLKTGIWTRVPEAAFERIVAPRPQRFA, from the coding sequence ATGTTCTACACCTACATGCTCAGATGTAGTGACGGGGAGCTCTACGTCGGCTCGACGGGCGATCTGAAAACCCGTTTCGCCCAACACAGGGGCGGTCAAGTGGCTGCAACTGCGTACCGCCTGCCCGTGTGTTCGGAATATTACGAGGCGTGCCAATCTGAAATGGGGGCCCGCAAGAGGGAAAAACAGCTGAAAACTGGGATTTGGACGCGCGTACCTGAAGCGGCGTTTGAACGAATAGTCGCACCGCGCCCGCAACGCTTCGCGTAG